Proteins from a single region of Streptomyces sp. Tu 3180:
- the glpK gene encoding glycerol kinase GlpK → MTDKFVAAIDQGTTSSRCIVFDRNGAVVAADQREHRQIFPKPGWVEHDATEIWSKVQAVVAGALARAGLRADQLSALGITNQRETTVLWDRTTGKPVHNAIVWQDTRTAALCDQLGGPDGQDRFRERTGLPLASYFSGPKAAWLLDNVPGLRTRAENGEIAFGTIDSWLIWNLTGGPDGGRHVTDVTNAGRTMLMNLRTLQWDASVLSAMNVPEAVLPEIRSSAEVYGTAVGRLSGVPVASALGDQQAAVFGQACYDVGTAKNTYGTGSFLLLNTGNRPVPSKNGLLTTMGYKIGDEAPVYCLEGSMAVTGALVQWFRDQLGIIRSADEIEPLAASVDDNGGAYIVPAFSGLFAPYWRSDARGVVTGLTRYVTKAHLARAVLEATSWQTREVVDAMYQDSGVRITALKVDGGMTGNSLLMQHQADVLGVPVIRPGVSETTCLGAAYAAGLATGVWGGLDELRSHWRKDAEWTPGMEASVRDREYRNWRKAVEKSFGWVEDGG, encoded by the coding sequence GAACGGCGCGGTCGTCGCCGCCGACCAGCGCGAGCACCGCCAGATCTTCCCCAAGCCGGGCTGGGTGGAGCACGACGCCACCGAGATCTGGTCCAAGGTGCAGGCCGTGGTCGCCGGAGCGCTCGCCAGGGCCGGCCTGCGCGCCGACCAGCTCAGCGCCCTCGGCATCACCAACCAGCGCGAGACGACGGTCCTGTGGGACCGCACCACGGGCAAACCCGTGCACAACGCGATCGTGTGGCAGGACACGCGGACCGCCGCGCTGTGCGACCAGCTGGGCGGCCCGGACGGGCAGGACCGTTTCCGCGAACGGACGGGGCTGCCGCTGGCCAGCTACTTCTCCGGCCCCAAGGCGGCCTGGCTGCTGGACAACGTGCCCGGACTGAGGACCCGTGCGGAGAACGGCGAGATCGCGTTCGGCACCATCGACTCCTGGCTGATCTGGAACCTCACCGGCGGCCCCGACGGGGGACGGCACGTCACCGACGTGACCAACGCCGGGCGGACCATGCTGATGAACCTCCGGACGCTCCAGTGGGACGCGTCCGTCCTGTCCGCGATGAACGTGCCCGAGGCGGTCCTGCCGGAGATCAGGTCCTCCGCCGAGGTCTACGGCACCGCCGTGGGCCGGCTCTCGGGCGTGCCGGTGGCCTCGGCGCTGGGCGACCAGCAGGCGGCCGTGTTCGGACAGGCCTGCTACGACGTGGGCACGGCGAAGAACACCTACGGCACGGGCAGCTTCCTGCTGCTCAACACCGGCAACCGGCCGGTGCCGTCGAAGAACGGGCTGCTGACGACGATGGGCTACAAGATCGGCGACGAGGCGCCCGTCTACTGCCTGGAGGGGTCGATGGCCGTCACGGGCGCGCTGGTGCAGTGGTTCCGCGACCAGCTCGGCATCATCCGCAGCGCGGACGAGATCGAGCCGCTGGCGGCGAGCGTGGACGACAACGGCGGGGCCTACATCGTGCCCGCGTTCTCCGGGCTGTTCGCGCCGTACTGGCGCTCCGACGCGCGCGGTGTGGTCACGGGACTCACCCGGTACGTGACCAAGGCGCACCTCGCGCGCGCGGTGCTCGAGGCGACGAGCTGGCAGACGCGCGAGGTCGTGGACGCCATGTACCAGGACTCGGGGGTCCGGATCACCGCCCTGAAGGTCGACGGCGGCATGACGGGGAACAGCCTGCTCATGCAGCACCAGGCGGATGTGCTCGGCGTTCCGGTGATCCGTCCCGGGGTCTCCGAGACGACCTGCCTGGGCGCCGCCTACGCGGCCGGTCTCGCCACGGGCGTGTGGGGCGGCCTCGACGAACTCAGGTCCCACTGGCGGAAGGACGCCGAGTGGACGCCGGGCATGGAGGCGTCCGTGCGGGACCGCGAGTACCGCAACTGGCGGAAGGCGGTGGAGAAGAGCTTCGGCTGGGTGGAGGACGGCGGCTGA
- a CDS encoding ATP/GTP-binding protein, translated as MIFGRSERGKPPVEPVTLKILVAGGFGVGKTTLVGAVSEIRPLRTEELLTEAGRPVDDTSGVEAKNTTTVAMDFGRITLREDLVLYLFGTPGQERFWFMWDELSEGALGAVVLADTRRLEDCFAAIDYFERRSIPFLVGVNCFEGAARYPVDDVRRALDLDDHVPLLMCDARDRESVKEVLVGVVQHAMTQGARHRRTVTA; from the coding sequence ATGATCTTCGGGCGCTCTGAGCGCGGCAAGCCCCCGGTCGAGCCCGTCACCCTCAAGATCCTGGTGGCCGGCGGCTTCGGCGTGGGCAAGACCACGCTCGTCGGCGCGGTCAGCGAGATCAGGCCGCTGCGCACCGAGGAACTGCTCACCGAGGCGGGCCGTCCGGTCGACGACACCAGCGGTGTGGAGGCCAAGAACACCACCACCGTGGCCATGGACTTCGGCCGCATCACGCTGCGCGAGGACCTGGTGCTGTACCTCTTCGGCACGCCCGGCCAGGAGCGGTTCTGGTTCATGTGGGACGAGCTGTCCGAGGGCGCCCTCGGCGCGGTCGTCCTCGCCGACACCCGGCGCCTGGAGGACTGCTTCGCGGCCATCGACTACTTCGAGCGGCGCTCCATCCCGTTCCTCGTCGGCGTCAACTGCTTCGAGGGCGCCGCGCGGTACCCGGTCGACGACGTCCGCCGGGCGCTCGACCTCGACGACCACGTGCCCCTGCTGATGTGCGACGCCAGGGACCGCGAATCGGTCAAGGAGGTCCTCGTCGGTGTCGTCCAGCACGCCATGACCCAGGGCGCGCGGCACCGCCGGACGGTCACCGCCTGA